One Lysinibacillus fusiformis genomic window carries:
- the gatB gene encoding Asp-tRNA(Asn)/Glu-tRNA(Gln) amidotransferase subunit GatB — protein MNFETVIGLEIHVELKTESKIFSASPNHFGAEPNTNTSVIDLGYPGVLPVLNKNVVDYAMRAALALNMEIEQETKFDRKNYFYPDNPKAYQISQFDKPIGKNGWVDIEVDGYTKRIGITRLHMEEDAGKLSHAGDHSLVDFNRQGTPLVEIVSEPDIRTPNEAYAYLEKVKSIIQYTGVSDVRMEEGSLRCDANISIRPYGQEEFGTKTELKNLNSFNYVRRGLEHEELRQADVLLSGGVIEQETRRFDEKTGKTILMRVKEGTDDYRYFPEPDLVRLSIDDEWLERVKSEIPELPDARKARYESELGLTAYDAGVLVISKEISDFFEAMIVDGADAKLSANWLMGDVSAYLNAEQKELKDTALTPENLAGMVKLISDGTISSKIGKKVFAELVENGGSAEEIVKAKGLVQISDEGALLAIVSEVLDNNAQSIEDFKNGKDRAIGFLVGQIMKATKGQANPPMVNKLLQQEIAKR, from the coding sequence ATGAACTTTGAAACAGTAATTGGTTTAGAAATTCACGTTGAGTTGAAAACTGAATCGAAAATTTTCTCTGCTTCGCCAAACCATTTTGGCGCTGAGCCAAATACAAACACATCTGTAATCGACCTTGGTTACCCTGGCGTATTACCAGTGTTAAATAAAAATGTTGTTGACTACGCGATGCGCGCAGCACTTGCGTTAAACATGGAAATTGAACAAGAAACGAAATTCGACCGTAAAAACTACTTCTATCCAGATAATCCGAAGGCCTACCAAATTTCACAATTTGATAAGCCAATCGGTAAAAACGGCTGGGTTGATATTGAAGTAGACGGCTACACAAAACGTATCGGTATTACGCGTCTTCATATGGAAGAAGATGCTGGTAAACTTTCTCACGCAGGTGATCATTCATTAGTTGACTTCAACCGTCAAGGTACACCACTTGTAGAAATCGTTTCTGAGCCAGACATTCGTACACCAAACGAAGCGTATGCATATCTTGAAAAAGTAAAATCAATCATTCAATATACAGGCGTTTCAGACGTACGTATGGAGGAAGGATCACTTCGTTGTGATGCCAATATTTCAATTCGTCCGTATGGTCAAGAAGAGTTCGGTACAAAAACGGAACTTAAAAACCTGAACTCATTCAACTATGTTCGTCGAGGTCTTGAACATGAAGAATTACGTCAAGCGGACGTATTACTTTCAGGCGGTGTTATTGAGCAAGAAACACGTCGCTTCGATGAAAAAACAGGTAAAACAATACTTATGCGTGTAAAAGAAGGAACAGATGATTATCGTTACTTCCCAGAACCGGACTTAGTACGTCTATCAATCGATGACGAATGGTTAGAGCGCGTAAAATCAGAAATTCCAGAGCTTCCTGATGCTCGTAAAGCACGCTATGAATCAGAACTAGGCTTAACAGCTTATGATGCTGGTGTCCTTGTAATTTCTAAAGAAATCTCAGACTTCTTTGAAGCAATGATAGTAGATGGAGCAGATGCTAAGCTTTCTGCAAACTGGTTAATGGGTGATGTTTCTGCTTACTTAAACGCAGAACAAAAGGAGCTTAAAGATACAGCACTGACACCAGAAAACCTTGCAGGCATGGTGAAATTAATTTCAGATGGCACGATTTCTTCTAAAATCGGTAAAAAAGTATTTGCTGAATTAGTAGAAAACGGTGGCTCAGCGGAAGAAATTGTTAAAGCTAAAGGATTAGTTCAAATTTCAGATGAAGGTGCATTACTAGCTATTGTTTCAGAAGTGTTAGATAACAATGCACAATCTATTGAAGACTTTAAAAATGGTAAGGATCGTGCGATTGGCTTCTTAGTTGGTCAAATTATGAAAGCCACTAAAGGGCAAGCGAACCCACCAATGGTAAATAAATTATTACAACAAGAAATCGCAAAACGATAA
- the gatA gene encoding Asp-tRNA(Asn)/Glu-tRNA(Gln) amidotransferase subunit GatA, whose translation MTLFERSAKELQADIKAGNLTIADLTKEAYERVTKLDGDVQAFLASNEEKATAQAAEMDKVPFEERGPLFGLPIGVKDNIVTEGLETTCASKILEGFMPIYDATVVKKLREAGMITIGKLNMDEFAMGSSNENSAYKTTKNPWNLNHVPGGSSGASAAAVAAGEVPFSLGSDTGGSIRQPAAYCGVVGMKPTYGRVSRFGLVAFASSLDQIGPITRNVEDNALLLEAISGLDANDSTSANVEVPNFAAALTGDVKGLRIAVPKEFLGEGVGEAARQSVVNALEVLKGLGATVEEVSLPHSKYALAAYYILSSSEASSNLSRFDGIRYGFRAENVENLMDLYKETRAQGFGDEVKRRIMLGTYSLSAGTYDAYYKKAQQARTLIKADYDKVFEDFDVIIGPTSPTPAFKIGENVDDPMTMYANDILTIPINLAGVPAISIPCGLENGLPLGLQIIGKYFDEATIYRTAHAFEQATEFHKQVPQIWEGK comes from the coding sequence ATGACGTTATTTGAACGTTCAGCAAAGGAGCTACAAGCTGATATAAAAGCTGGTAACTTAACAATCGCTGACTTAACAAAAGAAGCATATGAACGTGTTACAAAGCTGGATGGCGATGTACAAGCATTCCTAGCTTCAAACGAAGAAAAAGCAACTGCACAAGCAGCTGAAATGGACAAAGTACCATTTGAAGAACGTGGACCACTTTTTGGTCTTCCGATTGGTGTTAAAGACAACATCGTAACAGAAGGCTTAGAAACAACATGTGCTTCTAAAATTCTTGAAGGTTTCATGCCAATTTATGATGCAACAGTCGTTAAAAAATTACGTGAAGCCGGTATGATTACAATCGGTAAATTAAACATGGACGAATTCGCGATGGGTTCTTCAAACGAGAACTCAGCTTATAAAACAACGAAAAATCCATGGAACTTAAACCACGTGCCAGGTGGTTCTTCAGGTGCATCCGCAGCAGCAGTAGCGGCAGGTGAAGTACCATTCTCACTTGGTTCAGATACAGGTGGATCAATCCGTCAACCAGCTGCTTATTGTGGCGTTGTAGGAATGAAACCTACATATGGTCGAGTATCTCGTTTTGGACTTGTGGCATTTGCATCTTCTTTAGATCAAATCGGGCCAATTACTCGTAACGTTGAAGACAATGCGCTTTTACTTGAAGCAATCTCAGGCTTAGATGCAAACGATTCAACTTCAGCAAACGTAGAAGTACCAAACTTTGCAGCAGCACTTACAGGAGATGTAAAAGGCTTACGTATCGCTGTACCTAAGGAATTCCTAGGTGAAGGTGTTGGCGAGGCAGCACGTCAATCTGTTGTGAATGCATTAGAAGTACTAAAAGGTTTAGGTGCAACAGTGGAAGAAGTTTCTCTTCCTCACTCAAAATATGCACTTGCTGCTTACTACATCCTTTCTTCTTCAGAAGCGTCTTCTAACCTTTCTCGTTTCGACGGTATCCGTTATGGCTTCCGCGCTGAAAACGTTGAAAACTTAATGGACCTTTACAAAGAAACGCGTGCGCAAGGCTTCGGTGATGAAGTAAAACGCCGTATTATGCTTGGTACTTACTCTCTAAGCGCAGGTACGTATGATGCTTACTACAAAAAAGCACAACAAGCACGTACGCTCATCAAAGCAGACTACGACAAAGTATTTGAAGATTTTGATGTGATTATTGGACCAACTTCACCAACACCAGCATTTAAAATTGGCGAAAATGTTGATGATCCAATGACGATGTACGCGAATGATATTTTAACAATTCCTATTAACTTAGCGGGTGTACCAGCGATTTCAATTCCTTGTGGTTTGGAAAATGGTCTACCTTTAGGCTTACAAATTATCGGTAAATACTTCGATGAAGCAACAATTTACCGTACGGCTCATGCTTTTGAACAAGCTACTGAGTTCCATAAACAAGTTCCTCAAATTTGGGAGGGAAAGTAA
- the gatC gene encoding Asp-tRNA(Asn)/Glu-tRNA(Gln) amidotransferase subunit GatC, with the protein MAKLTKEEVKHVANLARLAITEEEAEKFAEQLGKITDFAEQLNELDTTNVEPTTHVLPLVNVMREDVATKGLDREVMMLNVKEQEDGQVKVPAIM; encoded by the coding sequence ATGGCGAAATTAACAAAAGAAGAGGTTAAGCACGTTGCGAATTTAGCACGTCTTGCAATTACTGAAGAAGAGGCAGAAAAATTTGCTGAACAACTTGGTAAAATCACAGACTTCGCAGAGCAATTAAACGAGCTAGACACAACAAATGTTGAACCAACAACTCATGTATTACCATTAGTGAACGTAATGCGTGAAGATGTGGCAACAAAAGGTTTAGACCGTGAAGTAATGATGTTAAATGTGAAAGAACAAGAAGATGGTCAAGTAAAAGTACCAGCTATCATGTAA
- a CDS encoding CamS family sex pheromone protein, protein MKSFRLIPAIVAAAMLVGCVPSTKKETELTQETQQEKAETTIIPSLQIDESFYRTLSPYKKSASRGSVVSNIYTKYDMKEVETGLMRLSQNEFDTENYYFQEGQYLAESTVINWLDRSSNKEDGLNPPTTATMTAEERATKAPVYLAHIVEQNYLTKTDNDKVKLGGISIGLALNSIYYYQKEKYGEYYDEPIPEAALVEQGKKMAAEIVSRMRSRDELKDVPIVVGLFKQQARNEIIPGTYFTYGVAKEGQNDLGDWKAIDEEYIMFPTDESQDIYRDVSNNFKNFKQDVDKYFANYTSVIGTGFYQNKKIQKLTIEIPIQFFGTAEIIGFTQYLTGVLINQFDNINVEVSITSMNGPEALIMKEANDKDPYVHIYE, encoded by the coding sequence ATGAAGTCATTTCGACTCATTCCAGCAATAGTGGCGGCTGCAATGCTAGTCGGCTGTGTCCCTTCTACTAAGAAGGAAACAGAGCTTACACAAGAGACGCAACAGGAAAAAGCGGAGACAACGATTATTCCAAGCTTACAGATTGATGAATCTTTTTATAGAACGTTAAGTCCCTATAAAAAAAGTGCCAGTCGTGGATCAGTCGTTTCAAATATTTACACGAAGTATGATATGAAGGAAGTTGAAACAGGTTTAATGCGACTTTCTCAAAATGAGTTTGATACTGAAAACTACTACTTCCAAGAAGGTCAGTATTTAGCAGAAAGCACAGTAATTAACTGGCTTGATCGTAGCTCAAATAAGGAAGATGGTTTAAACCCGCCAACAACCGCTACAATGACAGCTGAGGAACGTGCAACGAAGGCACCTGTTTATTTAGCCCATATTGTTGAGCAAAATTATTTAACAAAAACAGATAATGATAAAGTAAAGCTAGGTGGTATTTCCATAGGGCTTGCATTGAATTCTATCTACTATTACCAAAAAGAAAAATACGGTGAATATTATGATGAACCAATTCCAGAAGCAGCACTTGTGGAGCAAGGGAAAAAGATGGCTGCAGAAATTGTTTCACGTATGCGTTCACGTGATGAGCTAAAGGATGTGCCAATTGTCGTTGGCTTGTTTAAACAACAAGCGCGCAATGAAATTATTCCAGGTACCTATTTCACTTACGGTGTAGCGAAAGAAGGACAAAATGATTTAGGTGATTGGAAGGCCATTGATGAAGAATATATAATGTTCCCAACGGATGAATCACAAGATATCTATCGAGATGTTAGCAATAACTTCAAGAATTTCAAGCAAGATGTGGATAAATACTTTGCCAATTATACGAGTGTAATTGGAACAGGTTTCTACCAAAATAAGAAAATACAAAAACTAACGATTGAAATTCCTATCCAATTTTTTGGTACGGCTGAAATTATAGGCTTTACTCAATATTTGACAGGCGTACTTATCAATCAATTCGATAATATAAACGTAGAAGTTAGTATTACATCGATGAATGGTCCAGAGGCGTTAATTATGAAAGAAGCGAATGATAAAGATCCTTACGTGCATATTTATGAATAA
- the ligA gene encoding NAD-dependent DNA ligase LigA, which yields MNEIEQRIAELNKLLHEYGHAYYVLDNPIVADSVYDQLLQELIALEEANPSLIYPDSPTQRVGGAVIEGFKKVTHDYPMLSLSNAFNEADIREYDRKIRQAIGDNFSYVCELKIDGLAISLKYDNGVFVQGATRGDGVIGEDITANLKTIRAVPLRLQEPITIEVRGEAYMPKKSFDKLNLLRAENGEELFANPRNAAAGSLRQLDPKIAASRQLSTFIYAIGGDGEAYGIDGHGEMLDYLEGLGLPSNKERQHCTSIDEVLSFIEKWTENRPNLAYEIDGIVIKVDRFAQQDELGYTAKSPRWAIAYKFPAEEVVTTLLDIDLTVGRTGVVTPTAILTPVQVAGTTVQRASLHNEDLIRDKDIRIGDTVIIRKAGDIIPQVVGVLMEQRPVDSVPFEMPADCPVCDSELIRIEGEVALRCVNPACFAQIAESIKYFVSRNAMNIDGLGEKVVEQLLRADLIHDVSDLYHLTIEQLVELERMGEKSATNLVNAIHASKDNSMERVLIGLGIRHVGEKAAKIVSEEFETMEAVMAATEEQLVAIHEIGDKMASSLVEYFANEDAQAVIARLAEVGVNMTYKGKKVEVAIGDNLFAGKTIVLTGKLEQLTRNEAKAKIEELGGIVTGSVSKKTDLVIAGTDAGSKLTKAEQLGIEVWNEDRLVEQLSVI from the coding sequence ATGAACGAAATTGAACAGCGTATTGCGGAGTTAAACAAATTATTGCATGAATACGGGCATGCCTATTACGTGTTGGATAACCCTATCGTTGCAGATAGCGTATATGACCAACTATTACAAGAGCTCATTGCATTAGAAGAAGCGAATCCATCGCTTATATACCCTGATTCACCGACACAGCGAGTTGGTGGTGCAGTAATAGAAGGTTTTAAAAAAGTAACACACGATTATCCGATGTTAAGCTTATCAAATGCTTTTAATGAAGCTGACATACGTGAATATGACCGTAAAATTCGTCAAGCAATCGGTGACAATTTTTCCTACGTATGCGAGCTGAAAATTGATGGTCTTGCCATTTCTTTAAAATATGACAATGGTGTTTTTGTTCAGGGAGCGACACGTGGTGATGGCGTTATCGGTGAGGATATAACAGCAAATTTAAAAACGATACGTGCAGTGCCACTACGTTTACAAGAGCCGATTACAATTGAAGTACGTGGTGAGGCGTATATGCCGAAAAAATCATTCGACAAGCTCAATTTGCTGCGAGCTGAAAATGGGGAAGAATTATTTGCCAACCCACGTAATGCCGCTGCTGGTTCCCTACGTCAGCTGGATCCTAAAATAGCGGCGAGCCGTCAATTATCAACCTTCATCTATGCAATTGGTGGAGACGGTGAGGCGTACGGTATTGATGGGCATGGAGAGATGCTTGATTATTTAGAGGGTCTTGGTCTCCCCTCAAATAAAGAACGTCAGCACTGTACATCAATCGATGAAGTACTATCTTTTATCGAAAAGTGGACAGAGAATCGTCCGAATTTAGCTTACGAAATTGATGGTATCGTTATTAAGGTGGATCGATTTGCACAGCAGGATGAACTTGGTTATACGGCAAAAAGTCCACGTTGGGCGATTGCCTATAAATTCCCGGCCGAAGAAGTTGTCACTACATTACTGGATATTGATTTAACTGTAGGGCGCACAGGCGTTGTCACACCGACTGCGATTTTAACCCCAGTACAGGTTGCTGGTACGACAGTGCAACGGGCTTCTTTACACAATGAAGATTTAATTCGCGATAAGGATATTCGCATTGGAGATACGGTCATAATCCGCAAAGCTGGCGATATTATTCCACAAGTTGTCGGTGTATTAATGGAGCAAAGACCAGTGGATTCTGTACCTTTTGAAATGCCTGCAGATTGCCCTGTGTGTGATAGTGAACTGATTCGTATAGAGGGTGAAGTAGCCTTGCGCTGTGTGAACCCAGCATGTTTCGCACAAATTGCGGAGAGCATTAAATATTTTGTCTCACGTAACGCCATGAATATTGATGGACTTGGTGAGAAAGTTGTAGAGCAATTATTGCGTGCAGATTTAATTCATGATGTTTCCGATTTATATCATTTAACAATCGAACAATTGGTAGAGCTTGAACGCATGGGGGAAAAATCAGCAACGAATTTAGTAAATGCAATTCACGCATCAAAGGACAATTCCATGGAGCGTGTCCTAATCGGGTTAGGTATCCGACATGTTGGTGAAAAGGCGGCGAAAATTGTTTCAGAGGAATTTGAGACAATGGAAGCGGTTATGGCAGCTACTGAAGAACAACTCGTGGCTATTCATGAAATTGGCGATAAAATGGCGTCCTCACTCGTTGAGTATTTTGCAAACGAAGATGCACAAGCTGTAATAGCTCGCCTGGCTGAAGTTGGCGTTAATATGACATATAAAGGCAAAAAGGTAGAAGTAGCAATAGGTGATAATCTATTTGCCGGGAAAACGATTGTATTAACTGGTAAACTTGAGCAATTGACACGGAATGAGGCAAAGGCGAAAATAGAAGAGTTAGGTGGTATTGTCACAGGAAGCGTCAGTAAAAAAACTGACCTTGTCATTGCTGGGACAGATGCAGGATCTAAACTGACAAAGGCCGAGCAACTCGGCATTGAAGTGTGGAATGAAGATCGCCTAGTGGAACAACTTAGCGTGATTTAG
- the pcrA gene encoding DNA helicase PcrA → MEQLTKNLLAGMNPEQEKAVKTTEGPLLIMAGAGSGKTRVLTHRIAYLMIEKEVYPSKILAITFTNKAAREMRERIDGILGNGTGDSMWVSTFHSMCVRILRRNIDQLGMSRNFSILDSTDQLSVVKNVIKEENIDPKRFEPRAILNAISSAKNECITADDYMANMNDNNPYEKTIARVYKGYEKRLRRNQSLDFDDLIMTTITLFKRVPEVLEYYQNKFQYIHVDEYQDTNKSQYLLVQLLAKKFQNICVVGDSDQSIYRWRGADIGNILSFEKDYPNAQVIMLEQNYRSTKRILKAANDVIQNNTTRYPKELRTENVEGEKIALYKAYNEQEEAQFVIQTIQQLMKKENRTFDDFAILYRTNAQSRVMEEVLVKSNMTYQIVGGTKFYDRKEIKDLLAYLRLIANNDDDLSLARIINEPKRSIGATSFEKMARYAIDQDRSIFDAMNDLVFMGLTGKAAASAEQFYAMVKGFTEMQEYLSVTEIVEQVIEKSGYRAMLQNEKTIEAESRLENIEEFLSVTKAFEERSDDKSLIAFLTDLALIADIDSLDKDDTSKGSIILMTMHAAKGLEFPVVFIIGMEENIFPHSRSLDDQDEMEEERRLAYVGITRAEERLYLTSAQSRTIFGRSSFNNASRFLREISEDITESISKGGTKLEVPFATANRSSNSYQKRTLGTVQQTQPATARLQSTGGDQFGWKAGDKAVHKKWGTGMVVSVKGEGDSTELDIAFPQPIGIKRLLAQFAPIEKA, encoded by the coding sequence ATGGAGCAGTTAACGAAAAACTTATTAGCAGGAATGAATCCTGAGCAAGAAAAAGCTGTGAAAACAACAGAAGGGCCGCTACTGATTATGGCAGGTGCAGGCTCTGGGAAAACAAGAGTCTTGACGCATCGTATTGCGTATTTGATGATTGAAAAGGAAGTGTATCCATCAAAAATTTTAGCAATCACGTTCACAAATAAAGCTGCGCGTGAAATGCGAGAACGTATTGATGGTATCCTTGGAAATGGAACCGGTGACAGCATGTGGGTATCGACGTTCCACTCAATGTGTGTACGAATTTTGCGTCGTAATATCGATCAGCTTGGTATGTCACGTAATTTCTCAATTTTAGATTCTACTGATCAGTTATCGGTGGTAAAAAATGTAATAAAGGAAGAAAATATCGATCCGAAACGTTTTGAGCCCCGTGCTATTTTAAATGCAATTAGCTCAGCTAAAAATGAATGCATCACAGCCGATGACTATATGGCTAATATGAATGACAATAATCCGTATGAAAAAACGATTGCGCGTGTCTACAAAGGCTATGAAAAACGTCTACGCCGCAACCAATCACTCGATTTTGATGATTTGATTATGACGACAATTACATTATTCAAGCGGGTACCGGAAGTGCTTGAATATTATCAAAATAAATTTCAATATATTCATGTGGATGAATATCAAGATACGAATAAATCTCAATATTTACTCGTTCAGCTACTTGCAAAGAAATTTCAAAATATCTGTGTGGTAGGGGATTCTGACCAATCGATTTATCGTTGGCGGGGTGCGGATATCGGAAATATTCTTTCATTTGAAAAAGATTATCCAAATGCCCAGGTAATTATGTTAGAGCAAAATTATCGCTCCACGAAACGCATCCTAAAAGCAGCAAATGACGTCATTCAAAATAATACGACGCGTTATCCAAAAGAACTACGCACAGAAAATGTAGAGGGTGAAAAAATCGCTCTGTACAAAGCCTATAACGAACAAGAAGAAGCACAGTTCGTCATCCAAACGATCCAACAGCTTATGAAAAAAGAAAATCGCACATTTGATGATTTTGCTATTTTATATCGAACAAATGCACAATCCCGCGTAATGGAGGAAGTGCTTGTTAAATCTAATATGACTTATCAAATCGTCGGTGGTACAAAATTCTATGATCGCAAAGAGATTAAGGATTTACTGGCGTATTTACGCTTAATTGCCAACAATGATGACGATTTATCGCTTGCACGAATAATTAATGAACCAAAGCGTAGTATAGGAGCTACTTCTTTTGAAAAGATGGCACGTTACGCAATTGACCAAGATCGCTCGATTTTTGATGCGATGAATGATCTAGTGTTTATGGGGTTAACGGGTAAAGCGGCAGCTTCAGCAGAGCAATTTTATGCGATGGTTAAAGGCTTTACGGAAATGCAAGAATATTTATCTGTAACAGAGATTGTGGAGCAGGTCATCGAGAAATCTGGTTATCGTGCAATGCTCCAAAACGAAAAGACGATTGAAGCAGAAAGCCGTTTAGAAAATATAGAAGAATTTTTATCTGTAACAAAAGCATTTGAGGAGCGCAGTGATGATAAGAGTCTAATCGCCTTCTTAACTGATTTAGCACTTATTGCAGATATTGATTCACTTGATAAAGACGATACATCGAAGGGAAGCATTATTTTAATGACGATGCATGCCGCAAAAGGCTTAGAATTTCCTGTAGTCTTTATTATTGGTATGGAAGAAAATATCTTCCCGCACTCTCGTTCACTTGACGATCAGGATGAAATGGAAGAAGAACGACGACTTGCTTACGTAGGTATTACACGTGCGGAGGAACGTTTGTATTTAACTAGTGCACAATCTCGTACGATTTTTGGACGTTCGAGCTTCAATAACGCTTCTCGTTTCTTACGTGAAATTTCAGAGGATATTACGGAATCAATATCTAAAGGTGGTACCAAACTTGAAGTGCCATTTGCAACTGCTAATCGTTCATCTAATAGCTATCAAAAACGTACACTTGGTACTGTACAGCAAACGCAACCTGCTACTGCCCGTTTACAATCGACAGGGGGCGACCAGTTTGGTTGGAAAGCAGGAGATAAGGCTGTTCACAAAAAATGGGGGACAGGTATGGTTGTGAGCGTAAAAGGTGAGGGTGATAGTACAGAGCTTGATATCGCATTCCCACAACCTATCGGTATTAAGCGATTGCTAGCACAGTTCGCACCTATTGAAAAAGCGTAA
- a CDS encoding heptaprenylglyceryl phosphate synthase, with translation MDYLEWRHVFKLDPAKEISDEALEKICESGTDVILVGGTDGVTLDGVLDLLVRVRRFEVPIALEISTIESVTPGYDYYFIPTVLNSDDPKWIKNLHHEAIKEYGDIMVWEELVAEGYCILNPNCKVAEVTGAKTDLSIDDVVAYARMAENFFKLPVFYVEYSGMYGDIELVRAVKDELKNTKLFYGGGITSTKQAEEMAKYADTVVVGNIIYEDLKAALATVKVVKNTL, from the coding sequence ATGGATTATTTAGAGTGGAGACATGTGTTCAAGTTAGATCCGGCTAAGGAAATTTCGGATGAGGCACTCGAAAAAATTTGCGAATCAGGAACAGACGTTATTTTAGTTGGCGGCACAGATGGCGTAACTTTAGATGGTGTATTAGATTTGCTTGTGCGTGTCCGTCGCTTTGAAGTACCAATAGCACTTGAAATTTCAACGATAGAATCGGTGACGCCGGGTTATGACTATTATTTCATTCCGACAGTATTAAATAGTGATGATCCGAAGTGGATTAAAAATTTACATCATGAAGCCATCAAAGAATATGGCGATATTATGGTTTGGGAAGAGCTCGTTGCTGAAGGATATTGTATTTTAAATCCAAATTGCAAAGTAGCTGAAGTAACTGGAGCGAAAACAGATTTATCGATAGATGATGTAGTTGCTTATGCACGCATGGCGGAAAACTTCTTTAAACTACCTGTATTCTATGTGGAATATAGCGGAATGTATGGCGATATTGAACTCGTACGTGCCGTTAAAGATGAATTGAAAAATACAAAACTATTTTACGGTGGGGGCATTACCTCTACTAAGCAGGCTGAGGAAATGGCAAAATATGCGGATACAGTAGTTGTTGGCAATATTATTTATGAAGATTTAAAAGCCGCATTAGCGACTGTTAAGGTAGTTAAAAATACGCTATAA
- a CDS encoding YerC/YecD family TrpR-related protein has protein sequence MQIEKIRGHQTDQLFKAVLELKDIEECYKFFDDLCTISEIQSLAQRFEVAHLLRLKKTYESIKKETGASTATISRVRRCFDYGNDTYDEMLGRLYPDEKPFQAPKE, from the coding sequence ATGCAAATCGAAAAAATTCGAGGGCATCAAACAGATCAGTTATTTAAAGCGGTGTTAGAGCTGAAAGACATCGAAGAATGTTATAAATTTTTTGATGATTTATGTACGATTAGTGAAATTCAATCGCTAGCACAACGTTTTGAGGTTGCACATTTATTACGTCTAAAGAAAACCTACGAATCCATTAAAAAGGAAACGGGTGCAAGTACAGCAACAATTTCACGTGTACGTCGTTGTTTTGATTATGGGAATGATACATATGATGAAATGTTAGGTCGTTTGTATCCGGACGAAAAGCCATTCCAAGCACCAAAAGAATAA
- a CDS encoding DUF3048 domain-containing protein, whose amino-acid sequence MFKSKKLFMALAFSALFIGGCSKDASEVEEDIATPEKEPVIEEPVQEELEIAPLTGETVAEEVTQRPIIVTINNHPAARPQSGLAAADMIYEMLAEGDVTRLLAVYQSELPENVGPVRSARSYFVDMAKGFGAFYVAHGYSPEAKTMLSNQVVDNINGMNYDGTLFKRSKDRVAPHNSYITAENMLNGAEKVGASMIYSEKVRQAFYEPDERGKIGIETSQVDIYYGNNEYFHNSYVYDHQNNRYGRQSAGVDTKDMLTGEALTFANVLFFEMKHQTIDSVGRQDIDLTSGGNAYVFQNGYMREVKWANIDGLPMAVEESGELVKLVPGESWIHFVPSSPGLQAMVKTQP is encoded by the coding sequence GTGTTTAAATCCAAGAAGTTATTTATGGCATTAGCATTTAGCGCTTTGTTCATCGGAGGATGTTCAAAAGATGCATCAGAAGTGGAAGAAGATATTGCGACACCTGAGAAAGAACCAGTTATTGAAGAGCCTGTTCAGGAAGAACTTGAAATTGCTCCATTAACAGGTGAAACTGTCGCTGAGGAAGTGACACAACGTCCAATTATTGTGACGATTAATAATCACCCTGCTGCTCGTCCACAATCGGGTTTAGCAGCAGCGGATATGATTTATGAAATGTTAGCAGAGGGAGATGTTACTCGTTTATTAGCAGTCTATCAAAGTGAGTTACCAGAAAATGTAGGACCAGTTCGTAGTGCACGTTCTTACTTTGTCGATATGGCGAAGGGTTTTGGTGCATTTTATGTAGCGCATGGTTATAGTCCAGAGGCAAAAACAATGCTTAGCAATCAAGTTGTCGACAATATAAATGGCATGAATTATGATGGAACACTTTTCAAACGTTCAAAGGATCGTGTGGCACCGCATAATTCATATATTACTGCTGAAAACATGTTAAATGGTGCAGAAAAAGTTGGCGCTTCAATGATTTACAGTGAAAAAGTACGCCAGGCTTTTTATGAACCCGATGAACGTGGTAAAATAGGCATTGAAACAAGTCAAGTTGACATTTACTATGGAAATAATGAGTATTTCCACAATTCGTATGTGTATGATCATCAAAACAATCGTTATGGACGACAATCGGCTGGCGTTGACACAAAGGATATGTTAACAGGCGAAGCACTTACATTTGCGAATGTTTTATTCTTTGAGATGAAACATCAAACAATTGATAGTGTAGGTCGCCAAGATATTGATTTAACATCTGGTGGAAATGCGTATGTTTTTCAAAATGGCTATATGAGAGAAGTCAAATGGGCTAATATTGATGGACTACCAATGGCTGTTGAAGAGTCTGGGGAGCTTGTAAAGTTAGTACCAGGAGAGTCTTGGATCCATTTCGTACCATCTTCACCAGGGTTACAAGCAATGGTGAAAACGCAGCCTTAA